The following proteins come from a genomic window of Methanobacterium formicicum:
- a CDS encoding pseudomurein-binding repeat-containing protein, with translation MVKTISETLDASKRVTNYIQSKRSTPLTVNVGGETVSRPSFNRMMAAAIIEINNNTNQNIRTDSVDDPSNPMGGLPENKLLKADYIDAAQRTKDFIEANKKMPNYINTPLGQMSPYNFMDMYSRALNFYADEKYLPAFIYTNSLGGGTSPSQPTQPSVPDDLKPYLDKTANCQVNDPVIQNLAKQFTTAEQAFNYVRDVYGYDYYYNTRRGALGTYRDKIGNCVDLSHLLIAILRAMGIPAMYRHVLAQFKSGQIGHVYVRAYVNGEYVALDASNNNNGYNNIVSWKLVQVYNNYRELPF, from the coding sequence ATGGTGAAAACAATAAGCGAAACTTTAGACGCTTCAAAAAGAGTAACAAACTATATACAAAGTAAGAGAAGCACTCCCCTGACTGTGAATGTTGGTGGAGAAACTGTAAGCAGACCTAGTTTCAACAGGATGATGGCTGCTGCGATAATTGAAATAAACAATAACACCAATCAGAATATCAGAACAGATAGTGTTGATGACCCTTCCAATCCTATGGGTGGACTACCTGAAAACAAATTATTAAAAGCTGATTACATTGATGCAGCACAGCGAACTAAGGACTTCATCGAAGCAAATAAAAAGATGCCAAACTACATAAACACGCCCTTGGGCCAAATGAGCCCTTATAACTTCATGGACATGTACAGTAGAGCATTGAATTTCTATGCAGATGAAAAATACTTACCTGCCTTCATCTACACCAACAGCCTTGGAGGAGGGACCAGTCCTTCACAGCCCACCCAACCTAGTGTGCCTGATGACCTGAAACCCTACCTAGATAAAACGGCTAACTGTCAAGTTAATGATCCAGTTATTCAAAATCTGGCTAAACAGTTCACCACAGCTGAACAGGCGTTTAATTACGTTCGTGATGTTTATGGCTATGATTATTACTACAATACCCGGCGTGGAGCATTGGGAACGTATCGTGATAAAATAGGTAACTGTGTGGACTTATCCCATTTGTTAATTGCTATTCTCAGGGCCATGGGAATACCGGCCATGTATCGCCATGTACTTGCACAGTTCAAAAGTGGTCAGATTGGCCATGTTTATGTCAGGGCCTATGTAAATGGTGAGTATGTTGCCTTGGATGCATCGAACAATAACAATGGCTACAACAATATAGTGAGCTGGAAGCTGGTCCAGGTGTACAATAATTACCGTGAACTACCATTCTAA
- a CDS encoding DUF2341 domain-containing protein: MAYIKKRKTGVNAIEADKPFDKFYAIPDGKAVFEKPEGSSVIGTFQNSYFPIESTNFRWISARCKLKTKADESTNEYYVVTGLYGVRPDGKEELIGEHVSNSISTTETVEDIVFDVASSSSHPDLTYIDSTGATAGKIYLKLPSRWKNFKEIKIGVPWKEGWSYCRPMWFAGSNVGVKTAVWPALQVTVHYRTGMKTDFSDVRFIHPDGQTFLCYDRLNYRAGEWATFNILIDAIPGGSTNRTPILLFYGNSAATDKSSPSTVYKGWFWDFEDGVISDFAVLGGTLSVNTTSPISGGKSIQHTGNGADNKSNFFICSHNYGDPAYGVEYNFDFKIVSYGTQGNPYFYLCSPQYYDSENFFWIDFCYDGGDTYVRLCYNAGVTRLEISRTKFCAGKVPTGVKYNVNVLFSYDGVKNRIIVSIDNKEYITYYGGHFAGYTNNYFGFGSNLTGTGLWDNIKIRYIFPHQPTPVYYNPHFFDNFDDNSISSDWVLSRSGTNANVVETGGELRVTNTATGNRAAIRTAKRLKPPYLVRVYAKRTENIEFLTHWDGSWSDALNPNNGIWWIYAQWVSPRKWVVHQMRDTGISASYSADKELDTAYHRYDFYVYENYTRVTVDGVTLLTIPTPNTEGYFAVTGRETPVGVVASYNDFYIFDAVNTTYSNSLIAPDGTPGQEDMELIFSKPGSSAPDIPLRAYVDELGTGGMNTNVVLGKSQGKYRIGYDSIDKYIGFKFKPLAQGDKNCNIEFQDFIYEYEVLK; this comes from the coding sequence ATGGCTTATATCAAAAAACGCAAAACGGGTGTTAATGCAATTGAAGCAGATAAACCTTTTGATAAGTTCTATGCTATCCCTGACGGCAAAGCTGTTTTTGAAAAACCAGAAGGTTCATCAGTGATCGGTACTTTCCAAAACAGTTATTTCCCTATTGAATCTACTAATTTTAGGTGGATTTCAGCCCGGTGTAAATTAAAAACAAAAGCGGATGAAAGTACTAATGAATATTATGTTGTAACTGGATTATATGGTGTCCGGCCGGATGGAAAGGAAGAACTTATTGGAGAACACGTCAGCAATAGTATATCTACCACTGAAACTGTGGAAGATATTGTATTCGATGTAGCATCTTCCAGTTCTCATCCAGATTTAACATACATTGACTCAACCGGGGCCACTGCAGGGAAGATATATCTTAAATTACCTTCTCGATGGAAAAACTTCAAGGAAATAAAAATAGGAGTTCCATGGAAAGAAGGCTGGAGTTACTGCAGGCCAATGTGGTTTGCAGGGAGTAATGTTGGAGTTAAAACTGCAGTGTGGCCGGCTTTACAAGTAACAGTTCATTACAGGACCGGGATGAAAACAGATTTCTCAGATGTTCGATTTATTCATCCTGATGGGCAAACATTCCTCTGCTATGATCGATTAAATTATCGTGCTGGTGAATGGGCTACATTTAATATATTAATAGATGCTATCCCTGGTGGAAGCACAAACAGAACCCCAATTCTTCTGTTCTATGGGAATAGTGCTGCAACTGATAAGAGTTCTCCATCAACAGTATATAAAGGTTGGTTTTGGGATTTTGAAGATGGAGTTATATCTGATTTTGCAGTACTGGGTGGAACACTGAGTGTGAATACCACTTCGCCAATTTCAGGTGGAAAAAGTATACAGCACACAGGGAATGGTGCAGATAACAAATCTAACTTCTTCATATGCTCTCATAATTATGGTGACCCTGCTTATGGGGTTGAATACAATTTTGATTTTAAAATAGTAAGTTATGGTACACAGGGAAACCCATACTTCTATTTATGTTCACCACAATACTATGATTCTGAGAACTTTTTCTGGATAGATTTTTGTTACGATGGTGGAGATACTTATGTTAGACTTTGTTACAATGCAGGTGTGACTAGATTAGAAATCTCTCGGACAAAATTCTGTGCTGGTAAAGTGCCAACTGGGGTTAAATATAATGTTAATGTGTTGTTTAGTTATGATGGGGTTAAAAACAGGATAATAGTTAGTATTGACAACAAAGAATACATTACTTATTATGGTGGGCATTTTGCTGGGTATACTAATAATTATTTTGGATTTGGGTCTAATTTAACTGGTACGGGGTTATGGGACAATATAAAAATAAGATACATCTTCCCTCACCAACCCACACCAGTATACTACAATCCTCATTTCTTTGATAACTTTGATGATAATTCAATTTCAAGTGATTGGGTATTATCTCGTAGTGGGACTAATGCAAATGTTGTAGAAACCGGTGGGGAATTAAGAGTAACAAACACTGCAACAGGGAATCGTGCAGCCATTAGAACTGCTAAACGGTTAAAACCCCCTTATTTGGTTCGAGTATATGCTAAACGGACTGAAAATATAGAGTTTTTAACTCATTGGGATGGGTCATGGAGTGATGCATTAAATCCTAATAATGGAATTTGGTGGATTTATGCACAGTGGGTGTCACCACGTAAGTGGGTAGTGCACCAAATGCGTGATACAGGAATATCTGCATCATATTCTGCAGACAAAGAGTTAGACACGGCTTATCACAGGTATGATTTTTATGTATATGAAAATTACACTAGGGTAACCGTGGATGGAGTGACATTACTTACAATTCCCACCCCAAATACTGAGGGTTATTTTGCTGTAACGGGTAGAGAAACTCCAGTAGGGGTTGTTGCAAGTTATAATGATTTTTACATCTTCGACGCAGTGAATACTACTTATTCTAATTCATTGATAGCTCCAGATGGTACTCCTGGACAAGAGGACATGGAACTTATTTTTTCCAAACCTGGTTCATCAGCCCCAGACATTCCATTAAGGGCATATGTTGATGAATTAGGAACAGGGGGAATGAATACTAATGTGGTCCTGGGTAAAAGTCAGGGTAAATACCGCATTGGTTATGACAGTATTGACAAATATATCGGCTTTAAATTCAAACCCCTTGCTCAAGGAGATAAAAATTGCAATATAGAATTTCAAGACTTCATTTATGAATATGAGGTGTTAAAATGA
- a CDS encoding zinc ribbon domain-containing protein, which translates to MLGLRKSKAKKLEEKRIKDGNRFNDFFKTESQLWKDIEFAPGVGCTIELTETEIKSHGMLTKGAATAAFGLVGLAMTSGSKSKNVSIPATMRIVQNGILFQRHDDEDLRVPWENIAEVKVTPGMGVWKYLILDLFENPRLKVRFDRTVSKNVLNMVKKYIDSHIPGLDDGWNDAPIPLNAPSKHVESKPSEMDPNSCSNCGSPIEAGANFCSECGQRQKI; encoded by the coding sequence GTGTTAGGGTTGCGAAAAAGTAAAGCAAAAAAACTTGAAGAAAAAAGGATAAAAGATGGAAACAGGTTTAATGATTTCTTTAAAACAGAATCACAATTATGGAAAGATATTGAATTTGCACCAGGAGTAGGTTGTACTATTGAGTTGACTGAAACAGAGATCAAAAGTCATGGGATGTTAACTAAAGGGGCAGCCACGGCGGCATTTGGACTAGTTGGTTTGGCAATGACATCGGGATCTAAAAGTAAGAACGTAAGTATCCCTGCAACTATGCGTATAGTACAAAATGGCATTTTATTCCAAAGGCATGATGACGAAGATCTGCGGGTTCCATGGGAAAATATTGCAGAAGTTAAAGTTACTCCTGGAATGGGAGTATGGAAATATCTGATTTTAGATTTGTTTGAAAATCCTCGATTAAAGGTTAGATTTGATCGTACTGTTAGTAAAAATGTTCTGAACATGGTTAAAAAGTATATTGATTCTCACATCCCTGGTTTGGATGATGGCTGGAATGATGCTCCTATTCCATTAAATGCCCCATCTAAACATGTTGAATCTAAACCTTCTGAAATGGATCCTAACTCCTGTTCTAATTGTGGTTCTCCTATAGAAGCGGGGGCTAATTTTTGCAGCGAATGTGGACAAAGACAAAAAATTTAA
- a CDS encoding DUF2283 domain-containing protein has translation MSDVDFEMISNYDAQADALFLKVKKPYSYKESVELADNVILDFSEDNIPVALEILDASKYFHVKPFSLRNFNFEMTIDVKEDTIHLEAVFMFLIHQKKENRPVDLLTLNDMKIPSMQTNYAVV, from the coding sequence ATGAGTGACGTGGATTTTGAAATGATAAGTAACTATGATGCTCAGGCAGATGCATTGTTTTTAAAGGTTAAAAAGCCTTATTCTTATAAGGAATCTGTAGAATTAGCAGATAATGTTATACTTGATTTCAGTGAAGATAACATTCCAGTAGCTCTGGAAATATTGGATGCCTCCAAATACTTCCATGTCAAACCATTCTCTTTAAGGAATTTCAACTTTGAAATGACAATCGATGTAAAAGAAGATACAATACATCTTGAAGCCGTTTTCATGTTCCTAATACATCAAAAGAAAGAAAACCGACCAGTTGACTTACTAACTCTTAATGATATGAAAATTCCATCCATGCAGACCAATTATGCAGTGGTCTGA